The following is a genomic window from Chryseobacterium sp. StRB126.
CATCTTCAGGATTCTGAAAGGTTTCCAGCAATTCAACATCTTCTATCCCTGCACAATAATGCCGGATAAGTTCTAATGCGGGATATTCATCATCCACACCTACAATTGTAAGGTTAGCCATTATAATTTAATTTTTAAAAGAGTCTCGTATGTATTGTTTTCGGTTGCTTTGGATATAAAAGTAAACCTTTTAGGGTAATATTTCTCCAGAATACTGATAACAGCTTCATTTCCCAATCCGTTATTATCGGAATTCTCGATAAGATTTTTATTTTGTGCTACAGAATTTTTGATTTCAAATACAAATTCCTGATCATAAATTTCATAATTAACTTTTATAAAGCTATCTGCCTCTATTCCTACTGCTGAATGTTTCAGAGCATTTTCAAATAATGTCAAACAAACGGAGGGTGGAATTTCAATAAATTCCAGAATTTCTTCATCATTAATTTGAAAATCAATATCCAATACATTATGATACTTCAACTGGTAGAGCCCAATGAGTGATTTAATGGATGAAAATTCCTGCATAAGGGTAATTTTCTCTTTATTGGTATCATAAATAACGTACTGAAGCAATCTACTGAGCTGCAAAATAGATTCTGAAGTATTTTCAGACGGATTAAAGCTTTTAGAATAGATATTATTAAGCGTATTCAGCAGAAAATGCGGATTTAATTTGGATTTCAAAAGAGCAAGATACAGTTGATCTTTTTCCTCCCCTAATTCTTTAAAATCCTGTTCAATCAAAAATTTATCTTTTGTAATCCCCAGAAATGAGGCCACCAAAATCACAATCCCCTGTGCCGTGTAGACGTTGTATAAAAATTTTGTATTGGATAAGGTCTCATTAAACTCCATATTAAACACTGCCGGCTCCAGTAAAATTCTGAAAAGACTTGATACCAGAAAACAGATAAAGGCATACAAGATAAACTCAGGATATTTATTGGAAAGATAAAATCGGGGAACGAGATAAAAGTACACCAAATAGTAAATCCCAATATTGAAAATAATAACAAATAATACGGACCAAATCAGTTCCGGAACATCTAAAAAGTAATTTTCGGTAAAAAAAGTGATAATAAAAAAGAGTAAAAAGAATAAGATATGCTGAAACTTCAGCAAAAACCCCCAATGATATTCCATCAGTCTTTTCAAAACCTTACCATTTAGTAAGATCCTAAAAACCAACAATATAAACATAATATTGATAATAAAAAACATCTAAAATATCCAATTTTCAATCTTTCAAATATAAGACCTTTTTTACCCGGGATTGCAGTTCACTGATAAAAACTGCTATTGATTGAAAAATAAATTCACGGCTTCTTCTTATAAATATATTTGAAACATCGGGATATTAATTCAGTTTTACATGAAAGTTAAATTATCATTAATCACCATTTTCTTATTGGGATTTAGCCAAATTGTCTGTGCGCAAAGCCGTGACAATTACAATATGTGGTTTCAATATCTCATGTCTGCAAAATTGACTGACAAAAGCACTTTAACTGCGCTTTCTCAATATCGGTCATTTGATCTGGCTTATGACACCAGGCTTTTTCTGGTCTCAGCTTATGTTGATTACGAGGTAGCCAATGAAGTAAAGCCTGCTTTGGGAATGATGTTTCTTATCCTGGACTCCTATAAATCTGACAATACCAAAAGAGAGAGGTACGAAAAAAGACCATTTCAGCAAGTGAGTCTTGGGGGAAATATCGGACGAACTTCTATCTCTCATCGATTTCGGGTAGAAGAACGGTTTATCAGTAATCCTGATGAATTTATTGTCAGACTGAGATATCTTATTTCTTTGAGAATTCCATTCAACAAAACCGGAGAGAAAGAAAAATTTTACGGGATTCTGAAAAATGAAATCAGAATGAATGTGGTGAAAGAAGATCCGTTTGACAGTAACCGATTAACAGCCGGAATAGGGATAAAAGTCGGAAAAAACTCGGCGATAGAAGTCGCTTTTATCAATCAGCTTGAAACCGGTTCTACAAGCAACTATGCTTATGTTGGCTACCGAAACAGTTTTGACTGGAGAAAAAATAAAAATAAATAACCTCAAATACAATCACCTATGCTTACACTCCTTGGATTTCTGATGATTATCATTTTTATGGTGCTCATCATGAATAAAAAAATGACTCCTCTTACCGCCTTAGTTATTATTCCTGTAGCAATAGCATTAATAGCTGGTTTTGGTTCAAATCTGGGAGAAATGATGAAAAACGGAGTCAAAGAAATTGCCCTTACCGGCGTCATGCTCATTTTTGCCATTCTTTATTTCAGCTTAATGATAGACACTGGCCTTTTTGAGCCCTTAGTAAATCTTATTTTAAAAGCTGTGGGAGATAATCCTGTAAAAACTACTATAGGAACAGCTATTCTCACCACTCTGGTTTCTCTTGACGGTGATGGCTCTTCTACCTATATTATTGTGGTTGCAGCTATGCTCCCTTTATATAAAAAGCAAGGCATGAATCCTCTTACCCTAACCTGTATTATCATGCTGGCTGGAGGAATTATGAACATCTTACCTTGGGGAGGGCCTACTGCACGCGTGATGAGCTCCCTGAAACTGGGACATACAGAAATTTTTGTCCCTATGATTCCTATTATGACTTTAGGAATTCTTTGGGTGATATTTGTGGCTTATATCTTAGGAAAAAAGGAGAAAAAACGCATTGCAAAATATGGAAAACACATTCAATATAGTACGAGCGACATTAGTGGGGAGGCTGATCCTAAACTGCTTCGTCCAAAGCTGATCTGGATCAACCTTTTCCTGACGCTCATCTTGTTGATTGTTATGATACTGGATATTGTTCCCCTAGGAATTGCTTTTATGATTGCATTCTGTATTGCATCTGTTATCAACTATCCTAAACTGAAAGATCAGCAAAAGATCATGTCAAAACATGCAGGAAACGCTCTGTCTGTGGCAGGAATGATTTTTGGAGCTGGTATTTTCACAGGAATCCTCAACGGAACAGGAATCATGCAGGCAATGGGAAACAGTATGATTGAAATTGTTCCCAAAAGCTGGGGTGGCTATCTCAATATTATTACCGCCATTTTCAGTGTTCCACTTACCTTCTTTCTTACTAATGATGCTTATTATTTTGGAATATTGCCAATTATTGAGGCTACGGGCCATCAATTGGATATTGCTCCTGAAATATTGGGAAGAGCCAGCCTTGTGGGGCAGGCCTCGCATTTACTGAGTCCGCTTGTTCCTTCCACCTATCTTTTGGTATCATTAGCTGGTGTGGAATATTCAGACCATCTTAAATACACATTAAAGTGGGCAATCGGATCATCGGTTATCATGCTTATAGGAGCGCTGCTTCTCGGAACGATATAATGAGAATTTAATGAATAATGAGTATCTTCAACTTCACAAATAATAATCAAACCTAAAAATCTGTTCTGTAAAGACAGTTTAATTTTCAAATGAATTTCCTACAGTCCCAAAAAACATTCACCGGCAAATACCTCAAAAATCTTACTTTGTATGTATTTACTGCCATGATATGCGGTGTACTGGCAGGACATTATGCTTCTGAAGAAAGTATAAAACTTGGAGTAGTAAGCCGGTATTTTTTTATGATTCTGGAAGCTTTTATTCTTCCTGTTATTTTTATGGCTATTATTTACGGAATCTGTCAATTATCCGAAATCAAAAATGCCAGTAATATTGTATTGCAAACCATTTTATATTTTTTAACAGTAAGCTCAATAGCCATAATATTAGGTCTTACCTTTGGTTTAGTGATGCAACCCGGTTCCGATACCGGAATTGATGTTACCCGTATCAGTACTACTCTTCCCAAGACCTTTGAAATAAAAGACGGACGTCTTTCTACTGTTTTATATCTCAACAGGCATGGTATTTTTCTTTTCCTTTCCATTTTGACAGGAGTTACTATGAACTTATCTTCAAAAAAAGAAAAGTTTCTGAAAGTCTTAGATCGTGGGACAGGTCTGTTTTACACTGTTATTAAATATCTTTATATTATTCTTCCTTTTATTATTTTCTGCAATATTGCTTATGGTGTTGCTGTATATGGCATCAACACCCTTTTACCATTAAGTAAAGTGGTTGCTACGGTTTATCTTGCAGACATTGTATTTATTTTTGGAATTTTAGGTTTTATCTCTTACCTGTTTAGATTCAATCTGTGGAAATTTTTATTGGATATTAAGGAAGAGATAATTCTAGTCATCACCACTTCATCTTCCAAGACCGCTTTCCCATTAATTTTTGAAAAAATGGAATCTCAAGGGTATAGCAGAAAAATTTTAAGATTCATTATTCCTTTGGGGTATAATTTTAATCTTGCCGGCGCCTGTATTTACATTTCGGTAACCTGCTGTTTTCTTGTTCAGTTTTATAATATTTCTTTAAGTTTTAATGATTATGTATGGCTATTTGTCATTATTTCCATTACTTCAAAAACAGCATCCGGTGTACCCGGTTCAGGATTTTTAGCTCTTATCTTTACCTTGAACAGATTTGGAAAAATTCCATTAACGGATATTGCCCTTCTTTATACCGTAGACCGTTTTATGAATGAAGCCAGATCGGTAACCAATTTTATCGGCATTGCGGTTTCAGGAGCTATTATTTCTAAAATAAATCAGCATCAGAACAGCGAAGTACCTTCTGCTTAATTTGATTAAGCACTTATTTAAACTATTAATTTTCAATCATGTAACTTTTTAAAGATTAGAATAACTAATTTATAAAAAGACTATGAGAACATTTATTTTTCTTTTATTGATAAGCAGTACTCATTTTTTTTCACAAGAACTCCTTTCTCCACAAAACACAGCCATCAATTCTAAATTGATTAAAGATGAAACGTCTGAAGCTCTATGGTACGCTGATAATGCAGGCTCCAAAACAGAAATTGGAAGCATTATTACAGAACTAAAAAAATTAAACAAAACAGATCTTCTTATCAAAACCATGGTAAAGCTGAAACAAGCTCCGGAAGCAAAATGGACAGATTCCACTCTTGTAAAAGCCTCTGATTTTACTCCGATCTATCATTCATCTTACAATGCGATGAGAGATATGGTACTCAAATCCGGTAAGGATAAAGTAACCGGATATTACCTGGATAAAAAATCTCAAAAGAAGGATATCATTGAAATCCCTGCCACCCATTATTTTGACAGCAGCAGTTATGCTATGCTGATAAGGTTTCTTCCTTTAAAAGAAAACTATACAACCGAAATTTCTATTTTCGACTACAACCCAAAATCTGAGAAAAAAGGACTGATGAAAGCCTACATTCTGGATACTCAAAAAGCAGAATACAAAGGAAAACCGGTCTGGGTTGTAAAAACAAATGATGATATCAGCAACAGGACTTCTGTTGTCACTTATTATATTGATCCTGAAACAAGAAAAATTGTAAAACAGGAAATGGGTATGAGTGGAAGAAAAATGTTTTTAGAAATGATCCAATAAAAAAAATATTTTCAAAATATTAATACCAGCTTTCTGTCTACAAACAACTTAACAATCTGTATTAAAAACACTTACCTTTGAATCAACAATAAAACACCAGCTGTCAAAAAAAAACTGATTGACATTAAATATTCAGGAATACAAAAACAAAGGTATTACACATATGAAAAATGCAAAATTATTAAACAGAGACAGTCAGAAAACCATTCATGGAGGATCTGCTGCAAAACTTGTTTGCTGTGATTATGATGACAACTGGAAATGTATCCGCTGGATTGGGCCGGGGCAATTTTGTCCATAAATCAGTTTTACATCACAAATAAAAGCCGGATATTTTTCCGGCTTCTTCTTTTCACATTCTTTCTAACTACCCAAAAGAACAGTTATCAGCTGGCAACCAATAAATTGCCTTTAAAAATCACTGAAAAAAATATATCACATATTAAGGAAAAATATTATCTTTGATACCATCTTAAACACCAAATGTCAAAATCCTGATTGACTTTAAACGTTCAGGAAGTATACAAATTAAATATTATTAACTATGAAAAATGCAAAATTACTAAGCAGAGATGCTCAGAAATCAATCAACGGTGGAGCGGCAGGACGTTTTTGCTGTGAGTACAATTACAAAGGACAATGTATCCTATGGATCGGACCGGGACAACAATGTCCATAAAAACAGTATTCAAAAAGTTAAACACTTACAATAAAAGCCGGAAATTTCCGGCTTTTTGTTTTTTATTTTTCTGCCAAATTTTCACATTCGGAAATAAAACTCTGCCATTTCAGCCATCAATGTCTCATGGCATACATTTAGAGAATTACAACACAGAAATAATTAAAAAATAAATATATTATGTCAGTAAACTTTAAACCATTGGCAGACAGAGTTCTGGTAGAGCCAATCGCAGCAGAAACTAAAACAGCTTCAGGTATTATTATCCCGGACACTGCAAAGGAAAAGCCGCAAGAAGGCACTGTAGTGGCAGTAGGTCCTGGTAAAAAAGATGAGCCTACAACTGTTCAGGTAGGTGACAAAGTTCTTTATGGAAAATATTCAGGTTCTGAATTGAAATTAGAAGGTAAAGATTACTTAATTGTAAAAGAAGCTGACTTACTTGGGATCATCGGATAATCGCCGATCTCATATTATCCAATAATTAAAAATATAAAGTTAAACTAACGAATTGCAAACTTAACAAAAAAGCAATTCGCCAAAAGCTAAACAACATGGCAAAAGAAATAAAATTCGATATTGAATCAAGAGACGCTCTAAAGAGAGGAGTTGATGCATTAGCAAATGCAGTAAAAGTAACTTTAGGTCCTAAAGGAAGAAACGTAGTAATCGAAAAATCTTTCGGTGCTCCACACGTAACTAAGGATGGTGTTTCTGTTGCAAAAGAAATCGAACTTGAAGATAGAGTAGAAAATATGGGTGCGCAAATGGTAAAAGAAGTTGCGTCCAAAACTAATGATATCGCAGGAGACGGTACTACTACCGCTACTGTATTGGCACAAGCTATCGTAAGAGAAGGTCTTAAGAATGTAGCTGCAGGTGCTAACCCAATGGATCTTAAAAGAGGTATTGACAAAGCAGTAACTGCTGTTGTTGAAAACCTTAAATCTCAATCTAAAACGGTTGGAGATTCTACAGAAATGGTGAAGCAAGTAGCTTCAGTTTCTGCTAACAATGACGAAACTATCGGTGCTTTAATCGCTGAAGCTTTCGGAAAAGTTGGAAAAGAAGGAGTAATTACTGTAGAAGAAGCTAAAGGTATCGATACAACAGTAGATGTTGTAGAAGGTATGCAGTTCGACAGAGGATACCAGTCACCATACTTTGTGACTAACCCTGAGAAAATGTTAGCTGAACTAGAAAACCCATATATCCTTTTAGTAGAGAAGAAAATTTCTTCAATGAAAGAATTACTTCCGGTTCTTGAGCCAATTGCACAAGGTGGTAAGTCTCTATTAATCATCTCTGAAGAAGTTGAAGGTGAAGCTTTAGCTACTTTGGTAGTAAACAAACTAAGAGGTTCTCTTAAAATTGCTGCTGTAAAAGCTCCAGGATTCGGAGACAGAAGAAAAGCAATGTTAGAAGATATCGCGATCCTTACAGGTGGACAGGTGATCTCTGAAGAGCAAGGTTTCACTATGGAAAACATCTCTTTAGATATGCTTGGAACTGCTGAGAAAGTAACAATTGACAAAGACAACACAACTGTTGTAAACGGTGGTGGTGATGAAGCTAAAATCAAAGGAAGAGTAGCTCAGATCAAAGCTCAGATGGAAACTACAACTTCTGATTACGATAGAGAGAAACTTCAGGAGAGATTAGCTAAGTTAGCTGGTGGTGTTGCTGTACTTTATGTAGGAGCTGCTTCTGAAGTAGAAATGAAAGAGAAAAAAGACAGAGTAGATGATGCTCTACACGCTACAAGAGCTGCTGTAGAAGAAGGTATTGTTGCAGGTGGTGGTGTTGCTTTAGTAAGAGCAATCTCTGCTTTAGATAACCTTACAGGGATCAATTCTGACGAAACTACAGGGATCAAAATCGTTAAGAGAGCTATCGAGGAGCCATTAAGACAAATCGTTGCTAACGCAGGTGGTGAAGGTTCTGTAATTGTTGCTAAAGTAGCAGAAGGATCAGGAGACTTCGGATACAACGCGAAAACTGACGAGTATGTTCACATGCTTGAAGCAGGTATCATTGACCCAACTAAAGTAACAAGAGTTGCCCTTGAAAACGCCGCTTCTGTTTCTGGAATGCTTTTAACAACTGAATGTGTTATCACTGAAATTAAGAGCGCTGAGCCAGCTATGCCAATGGGTGGTGGAATGCCAGGAATGATGTAATAGCGTCGCTAAGACAAATTTAATATATAAACCGTTCTACTTTGTAGGGCGGTTTTTTGTTTGTAAGGGTTAAGTTTTGTCAAAGGTATCTGGATTGATATCCTTGTCAAGGTTTAAAACCTTGACAAGAATACGTACATATAACAATAAAATAACAAGAGTTGCTCTTGAAAACACAGCTTCTGTATCTGAAAATAATTTATAAATTTGCAAGTCATATAAGTTTTGTAAAAACGAAATCCTATAAAAAACATTAAAAGTAAATACAGGGAAATAAGCTGAACAGATACCCTACAACAATAGTAAGCATTAAATGAAAAAAACTATGACCAAACAATTAAAACTGGCAATTGTACTATTAGTAACAGTTGCAAGCATGGGAGTAAATGCTCAAAAGAAAACAACTGCAAAACCAAGCAAGTCAGCCACTGAAAGCAAAACAGCAAAACCAACCAAACAAGAAACAATGGATTGGATTGGAGGAAAAATGAAAGAAAATTTAGCCGGAACATTAGGCGATTTTAGACATTTTGTTTCTTACAGCAATGGTATTTTTGTTTATAAAAAGGAGGCTAAAATGAATGAATGGTATTTTACAACAATCGATTTAAATACAGTTAAAGGAATGAATAGTGAATATTCAAAAGATTTTTATGTAACTGGAAAAAAATTAGTCAATACTGTATTAGAAGGAAAAGAATATGGTACCGAAAAAGATTTTTTATCCATTAGCGGACCTAATTATAATGACTATTCTGCACCATTTAATTTTACAGCTGACCAAGCTTTAGTAGAAAGATTGAAAAAAGCTTTCGCTACACTCATTGAATATAATGCAACGCAAAAAGGAGCCGACGAAAAATTTTAATTCAAAGGCTGTATCTCAAACTTACCCACCAATATGTAATCACTGAAGTGAAGAGCACTGAGCTAGCTATGCCAATAGGTGGTGGAATGCCAGGACGGTCAGCGACCGAGGCAAATTAATATATTAACCGCTCTACTTTTTGTAGAGCGGCTTTTTGTTTTATGGTTTCCCGTAGTAAAATTTTATGATAATATTTTAAATTAGCTAAATTTATTATAATATTGTCCTCATTATAAAATGTCAAAAAAAATAAATTCTTTATTTATTCCTCTTAGAGTAAATTTCAGAAAACATGGACCTGAAATTGCTGAAGATGTTTTTTACAGATTTCATCCAGCAACATTAAATGTAGGTTCAGAGATTTGTGTCTTTTGTAAGGTACAAAATAAATTAACAAAAGAACATGTTCTCCCAAAATGGCTATTTCAAAATAAAACAAATATTGGATTCGAAATAAAAGTAAATCAGCAATCAATTTCTTATATAAAAAGCGTAGTACCAGCATGTGAAAATTGTAACAATTCAATTTTAGCAGAAATCGAAAAAAAAATAATATATATATTAGAAAATATTGAAAAAAATGAATATTATGACGATAATGATTTAGCAAATATCATTCGATGGCTGGAGATTTTGGAGTATAAACTTCAAGTATTTTCTACTAGATTAAAATATATAAAATATGCCGATGGACCTTTCTCTGAGTTTGGAACACTTCCCGTTTCCTGGATGAATCACTTTTGGGAAATGAATCCTTTTAAAGCATTGATTAATATTAAGTTTACCCAACGTAACATCAGTATTAAAGACAAATCATCAAGATTGAATTCTTTAGTGATTTTCAATACCAAAGAACCGCATTTTGAGTTTTTCCATTTACCTACTGAATATATTTTTATCAGCTTTCCAATGTACAATAATGCACTATTTTATTTTTTTAGAAAAAGATTTGAGAGTGTTAAAGATTCTCATGCAGAAGCAATTGAAATTATGAAAAAAATTCTTGACTAATTCTAGAAATCTATGTTGTGCAACATACTAAAATTTCGGATACACCACTAGGACTCACGAGTATGTTCAAATGCTTGAAGGAGGGATCATTGACCCAACTAAAGTAACAAGAGTTGCCCTTGAAAACGCAGCTTCTGTATCAGGAATGCTTTTAACAACTGAATGTGTTATCACTGAAATTAAGAGCGCTGAACCAGCTATGCCAATGGGTGGTGGAATGCCGGGAATGATGTAATAGCGTGTCCTAAGACAATTTAATATACTAACCGCTTTGCTTTTGCAGGGCGGTTTTTTGTTCGAATTATTGGATTTTGTTTTAATGATTGACAAACAGGCAAACAACATCAGCACAATTGTATATATCATATATTGACGCAATGCGTAAATTAGAAAGTTAGCGGCAATTTTACAAACTCACGTTCAAAAATATACATTGACGCAATTCGTAAACTAGCTTGTTATGTAGAATTTTTAAAGAATGTACGTCAATAAAAGACGATCTTTAACATCTTCATTTTCTAATGTCTGTCCTTCCATCTGAAATCTTCGTAACATTGATCTCCCTAAAGAAATTAAAATTTCCTGCTCAAATAAATCATC
Proteins encoded in this region:
- a CDS encoding sensor histidine kinase is translated as MKRLMEYHWGFLLKFQHILFFLLFFIITFFTENYFLDVPELIWSVLFVIIFNIGIYYLVYFYLVPRFYLSNKYPEFILYAFICFLVSSLFRILLEPAVFNMEFNETLSNTKFLYNVYTAQGIVILVASFLGITKDKFLIEQDFKELGEEKDQLYLALLKSKLNPHFLLNTLNNIYSKSFNPSENTSESILQLSRLLQYVIYDTNKEKITLMQEFSSIKSLIGLYQLKYHNVLDIDFQINDEEILEFIEIPPSVCLTLFENALKHSAVGIEADSFIKVNYEIYDQEFVFEIKNSVAQNKNLIENSDNNGLGNEAVISILEKYYPKRFTFISKATENNTYETLLKIKL
- a CDS encoding cation:dicarboxylate symporter family transporter, translating into MNFLQSQKTFTGKYLKNLTLYVFTAMICGVLAGHYASEESIKLGVVSRYFFMILEAFILPVIFMAIIYGICQLSEIKNASNIVLQTILYFLTVSSIAIILGLTFGLVMQPGSDTGIDVTRISTTLPKTFEIKDGRLSTVLYLNRHGIFLFLSILTGVTMNLSSKKEKFLKVLDRGTGLFYTVIKYLYIILPFIIFCNIAYGVAVYGINTLLPLSKVVATVYLADIVFIFGILGFISYLFRFNLWKFLLDIKEEIILVITTSSSKTAFPLIFEKMESQGYSRKILRFIIPLGYNFNLAGACIYISVTCCFLVQFYNISLSFNDYVWLFVIISITSKTASGVPGSGFLALIFTLNRFGKIPLTDIALLYTVDRFMNEARSVTNFIGIAVSGAIISKINQHQNSEVPSA
- a CDS encoding DUF2490 domain-containing protein: MKVKLSLITIFLLGFSQIVCAQSRDNYNMWFQYLMSAKLTDKSTLTALSQYRSFDLAYDTRLFLVSAYVDYEVANEVKPALGMMFLILDSYKSDNTKRERYEKRPFQQVSLGGNIGRTSISHRFRVEERFISNPDEFIVRLRYLISLRIPFNKTGEKEKFYGILKNEIRMNVVKEDPFDSNRLTAGIGIKVGKNSAIEVAFINQLETGSTSNYAYVGYRNSFDWRKNKNK
- the groL gene encoding chaperonin GroEL (60 kDa chaperone family; promotes refolding of misfolded polypeptides especially under stressful conditions; forms two stacked rings of heptamers to form a barrel-shaped 14mer; ends can be capped by GroES; misfolded proteins enter the barrel where they are refolded when GroES binds) encodes the protein MAKEIKFDIESRDALKRGVDALANAVKVTLGPKGRNVVIEKSFGAPHVTKDGVSVAKEIELEDRVENMGAQMVKEVASKTNDIAGDGTTTATVLAQAIVREGLKNVAAGANPMDLKRGIDKAVTAVVENLKSQSKTVGDSTEMVKQVASVSANNDETIGALIAEAFGKVGKEGVITVEEAKGIDTTVDVVEGMQFDRGYQSPYFVTNPEKMLAELENPYILLVEKKISSMKELLPVLEPIAQGGKSLLIISEEVEGEALATLVVNKLRGSLKIAAVKAPGFGDRRKAMLEDIAILTGGQVISEEQGFTMENISLDMLGTAEKVTIDKDNTTVVNGGGDEAKIKGRVAQIKAQMETTTSDYDREKLQERLAKLAGGVAVLYVGAASEVEMKEKKDRVDDALHATRAAVEEGIVAGGGVALVRAISALDNLTGINSDETTGIKIVKRAIEEPLRQIVANAGGEGSVIVAKVAEGSGDFGYNAKTDEYVHMLEAGIIDPTKVTRVALENAASVSGMLLTTECVITEIKSAEPAMPMGGGMPGMM
- the groES gene encoding co-chaperone GroES; translated protein: MSVNFKPLADRVLVEPIAAETKTASGIIIPDTAKEKPQEGTVVAVGPGKKDEPTTVQVGDKVLYGKYSGSELKLEGKDYLIVKEADLLGIIG
- a CDS encoding CitMHS family transporter; this translates as MLTLLGFLMIIIFMVLIMNKKMTPLTALVIIPVAIALIAGFGSNLGEMMKNGVKEIALTGVMLIFAILYFSLMIDTGLFEPLVNLILKAVGDNPVKTTIGTAILTTLVSLDGDGSSTYIIVVAAMLPLYKKQGMNPLTLTCIIMLAGGIMNILPWGGPTARVMSSLKLGHTEIFVPMIPIMTLGILWVIFVAYILGKKEKKRIAKYGKHIQYSTSDISGEADPKLLRPKLIWINLFLTLILLIVMILDIVPLGIAFMIAFCIASVINYPKLKDQQKIMSKHAGNALSVAGMIFGAGIFTGILNGTGIMQAMGNSMIEIVPKSWGGYLNIITAIFSVPLTFFLTNDAYYFGILPIIEATGHQLDIAPEILGRASLVGQASHLLSPLVPSTYLLVSLAGVEYSDHLKYTLKWAIGSSVIMLIGALLLGTI